CGACGGCAAGCGCTTCCTCGCGCTCGGTGCGAATCCGGCCACTACCGCCGTCACCGGCAGCATGAAGCTCGACGTCGAGGTCGCCCCCGTGCTCAGCCCCGACGAGGTCACCACTCTGCACCGCGAGATGGGCTTTACGACGGAGGGTCAGCCCGCGCCGCTCGTCCTACTCGGCTCCAGCACCTGGCCCGGCGAAGAGAAACTGCTCGTCGAAACCCTCAAGGATGCGCTTACCGCCGGGATCGACGCGCGCCTGCTCATCATCCCCCGCCACGCAGAGCGACGGGGTGAAATCATCGAGCTGCTGGACAAGCAGCCCCTACCCTGGCATCTGCGTACCCGCGATAAGCAGGCCCCGGCTGCGACTAAAATTTACGTCGCCGACACCACCGGCGAGATGGTCCGCCTCAGCCAGGCCGGGACTCTGGCCTATATCGGGAAAAGCCTGCCCCCCAACGACGGCGGGCAAACCCCGGTCGAGGCCGCCGCACTCGGTCTGCCGCTGGTTTACGGACCTCACATGAGTAATTTCCGGCACATCTGCCGTCAGCTTGAGGAAGCCGGCGCCGCCCGCAAGTGCCCCGACGCTGCCACCGTCAAAGCCGTCCTGCTGGAGCTGTTGAAAAACTCAGCCCGCCGCGAGGAAATGGCCACCGCCGGTCGCGCCTGGCACGCCGCCAACCGCGGCGCTACCGCCCGCATCGTCGAACGCGTCCGCCAGCAACTGGGGAAGTAAAAGGGTATCGTTTTCTGGGGCTACGCGCCCCAGCCCCGCGGCAGCCGCAGGCTGCACTTTCGATGCTGCGCATCGTGTCAGCGATCAGAGCATCAAAACTGGATCGCCCCCATCATGGGACGCTTCATAAAGGTGGGCCAGGTCAAGGGAGACCTCAATAGCGGTCCAGCGTTTGGGCGAAGCCCGGACGCTGGACCGAAAGTGCAGGCTTCGCCTGCCGAGGGTGCAGGGCTGCGCAAGCCCTGCAAACAACAAACCATCCTCCCCTCCCCGCTACAGCAGGGCTGCGGCGGCTTCGTCCACGAGCCAGACGGTCTTGTCGGCGTGGGCGCGCAGGAGCTGGATCGGCTTATGCGTGGGGTTAAAGTCTTCCTTGAGGGCAGCCTTGAGGGGGCCGGCTTTATTCGCACCGGGGCAGCAGACCACGATGCGCTTGCACTTGGTCAAGCCGTGCGGGGTAAGCGTCACCCGCCAGCCGCGTGAAGGCCAGAGCGTGGCGGCAAAGCTCTCCGTGAGCCCGGCACCGATCAAGGGGCACTCCGGAAACAGCGAAAGGGTGTGGTTATCATCACCCATCCCGACGAAGCACACATCGTAGGCGCGCTCCTCGCCGACCTTGTCATTCCAGGCCTTGGTGTAGGCGTCGGCGCAGGCCGCAGGCTCCAGCTCCGTGGGCCACGGGAACTTGTTCTCCGCCGGCACGCCAAGCGGGGTCAGCATCTCGCGGTCGGCGTGGCCGAAGTTGCTGTCGTCATCCTCCTGGGGGACGCAGCGCTCATCACTGGTGGACCAGAGAACCTTTTTCGCCACCTCGGGCGAGAGGGTTTTGTTCTCCCCCACCCACTTGAAAAACGCCTTCGGGGTGGAGCCACCACTGAGCCCGACCGTCGCCAGCCCATCGCCAGCCTCATCCACCGCCTGGTGGATGTACTTAAGCATCTCGGCATAGAGTTCTTCTTCGGCCAATACGTGGACCTGTCCGTATTCAGTCGGGATGGTTTTCATCTAAAGTCGTCAATATTCGTGGTTCGCAATGCTCGGGCCGGATGACCCGGCTCAGTTAAAAAACAGCGCTTCGGCCAGGGCGTTAACCGGCTCCAAAAAGCCGACCTGCATCGGTGTGCTGACTCGGCCTGAGCCAAAGTCTGCCGTCACCCGTGCGTCCAGCCCCTTGTTTTCGTGGGTCCATAGGAAGTGCCGTGAGTCGTCGTAGGTCCACTCAATCTCCAGGCAGTTCGAGCACTCGCTCTTGTGCTGGGTAAACTCGGTATTGAGGTCGAGCTTGGCATCTTTGGCACATGCCTGCAGGCAGGACTCAGTCCACTTGAGCAGGTTGCGGGCTTCGCCCTCGCGACCGTCGGTGTAGCGCACCTGCACGCCTTGAAGGCCACCGGCGAGCTTGGCCGTCTCGTAACGGCTGAGGAACTGCCCCAGCGATTGGCGGATGGGAAGGATACGCGCGTGCGCGAGGTCGACAGCGGCCTCCGGACGCGGCCACTTCACCTTGAGAATATCCGCCTCCTCGATGTCCGAGTCGTAGATGACCCGGCGGCAGCGCTTGACGAAGTCCAGGTGCATGCCGGTGATGCGCTCGGCCGGGATGCGGTTAAACCAGTGGTAGGTCGGCAGGTCATTCTCCAGCCAGATCGAGACCTGATTAGCGAGAAAACCGGCCTCACGTGTCGGGTAGCCGAGCATGAGCGCCTCACAGCAGCACATGTCACGCATCGACGAGCCGACATAGCACTGGGCAAAGAGCTTACCCTGCAGCAGGCGGTCGCTGGACTCGCGCCCCATCGGGCACAGCACAACGATCCGGCACGGGTAGCGCTGGGCAAAAGCGATGGCGGTGTTGAAGCGGTCAAAGGCCTCGTCGGGCGAGGTTTTCAGCCCGAAGTGCAGCACGATATTCATCTGCGAGGCCCGAAACTCTGACGGTGCCTCCTGGTCGGGATTTACCGTGCCCGCCCACATCTGAGTGAGCGAATGCGTCACCTCGGAGACATCCATGAGCTGTCCCGGTAACGCGTCGAAAATGGTCATATCTTCTGTCATGACGGTACTCCTTTGTTCGGCGTTACGGGCCAGCGCGGCGCCATTCGTGATTACTGTCCCACAGCAGGCGGTCAGCCGAGAGCGGGCCCCAGGAGCCACAGGCGTAGGTATCCAGGCCCTTGCGGCCACACTTTTCCCAGTACTCCAGCAGCGGCGTGTAGAGCTTCCACGAGGTCTCCGTCTCATCCCCGCGGATGAACAGCGTGGAGTCGCCCACCATCGCATCGAGGATGAGTCGCTCGTAGGCCTCAGGCGTATTCGAGCCAAAGGTCGTGGCGTAGCGGAAGTGCATCTTCACCGGCTGGGTACGCGTCTCCAGACCGGGGATCTTCGAGTTCATGAGCAGCGTCGTGCCCTCGTCCGGCTGGATCTGGATGACCAGGGTGTTCGAGGCCATGTCGAAGCGCGAGGGGTCCGTAAAGAGCCCACCCGGGGGCTGCTTGAACTGGATGGCGATCTCGGAAACCCGGCGGGCAAGGCGCTTACCCGAGCGCAGGTAGAACGGTACCCCCTGCCAGCGCCAGTTGTTAATCGAGAACCGGATCGCGGCAAAGGTCTCAGTGGAGGACGTCGCAGGGATGTCCTTTTCGTCCATGTAAGCGGGAACCTTCTCGCCCCCGATCAGACCCTCGGAGTACTGCGCACGCACGGCGTCGCCTTCCTTGGGGTCGAGCTTGAGCGGGAGGATGGATTTGAGGAGCTTAACCTTCTCGTCGCGGATATCCTCGGCCCCGAGCGAAACCGGAGCCTCCATCGCGGTGAGAGCGAGCAACTGCATGGTGTGGTTTTGCAGCATATCGCGGGTCGCGCCGCTGGTGTCGTAGTAGCCGCCGCGCGTGCCCACGCCGAGGTCTTCCGCCACGGTGATCTGGACACAGTCCACGTAGCGGCGGTTCCAGATCGGCTCAAAAATCGTATTGGCGAAGCGCAGCACCATGAGGTCCTGCACGGTCTCCTTACCGAGGTAGTGGTCGATACGGTAGACCTGCTGCTCGTCAAATTGGTTGGCGATGATGCGGTTGAGCTCCTGAGCCGTGGCCAGGTCGCGCCCGAAGGGCTTCTCGATAATCATCTTCGAGGCCAGTGCGGTGCCCTTGCCATGAGCGGCCAGGCCGCTTGAGCCGAGGTTCTCCAGGATCGGCTTAAAGACGGTCGGAGGAGTGGAGATGTAGAACACGAACTGTAAGTCGCGGCCGGACTTATTTTCGATGTCGAGGCACTTTTCACGCAGTTCCTCGAAGGCTTTCGGGTCATCGTAACCGCCTGCGTGGTAGTGGATGTTACCCTTAATCTGGGGCCAGATATCGGTGTTGAGCGGACGGCGTGAGAACTTCTCGATGTCCTTCTCGGCATCGGCCTGAAACTCCTCGTCGGGGATCGGCTTGCGGCCGTAGCCGATGAGGTGGAAATCGCCCGGCAGCAGGTTGTCGAGGCCAAGGTTGTAGAGGGCGGGGATGAGCTTACGGGCGGTCAGGTCGCCGGATGCCCCGAAGATCACGATGATCGTGGGCGGCGCGCCGCGGTGCTTGCTCAGTCCCTGCAGGAACGGGTGACGGTCTTCGCTCATAAAAGGATGATTAGTCTGAAGTTACGGCCTCGTATGCACGCAGCAGCACAGCCAGCCCACAGACGCGACGCATCCGGGAGAACGGTTGAAGCAACCTTGCGAACATGAGAGAGAGTTGGGCCTAGTTAAACAGAGAAACGTTCGGGTGATGATATAGTGCGAAATCCCCGTCATGGCCAAGCCTAAGTTCGACAATATCAAAACGCGTGTGCACAGGCAAGCGCCCGAGGCTTTTTAAATACGCTTTGCAGACACGGCGCAGGCGGGTCTTTTTCTCCTCCGTCACCGAGTGAAAGCCGCCCACCAGCGCGGATTCGTCCCGCGAGCGTACCTCGACAAACACCAGGACCTGCCCGTCCTGGCAGACCAGGTCGATCTCGTCGTTACCGGCGCGCCAGTTACGCGCCAAGATGCGATAGCCCTGCTTGCGCAGATAGGACGCCGCCCGACGCTCGCCAAAACGCCCCCGCCCCGCACGGTCCGCTGGAGCCCGCAGGCCGAGTTTTTCCAGAATCAGTCGACGCCAGTCCATGAGAGGATGAGGCATCGCGCCCCACAGGCGGTTTATAGATCCACCGGGAGGGCGTCCTTCCAGAGGACTTCGAGCCGGTAGTTGTCGCGCACATCTGTCGTAAAGACATGCACCATAATGTCATAGGCATCGACGACGACCCAGCCACTTTCGGGATGGTTGTCCGTGCCGAGCACTTCGGACCCTTTGTCGGCGAAGGCTCTCTCGGCGGCCACACGCAGGGCCCGCAGGTGGGGCTGGGAGTTACCGGTGGCCAGGATCAGGAAGTCCGTGACCGATGACTGGCCGCGCACGTCCAGCACCTTGAGGTTTTCGGCCTTGCGGTCTTCCAGCGCGTCCAGGCAGTGCCGGATGCGCTCTTTATCCTGAGGGGAAATGGGCTGGGTGTCGGTGGTGGATTCAGTCACAATAAAGTCTGTGAGTTTCGATATAGGCCTCAACCGCACGCGGCAAGAAAAACCGCGCCCCCATTCCCTGGGAGATGCGCTTACGCAGTTCGCTGGAACTCACCTCAAAGGGGTGGCCGTGGACCAGATGAAAGCGCTCCGGGGGGAATCCCGCAGGCACGGTCAGGGCCTTTCCGGGGCGTCCCACCACGATCAACTCCGCCAGCTCAAGCAGCCGGTGGGGTTGGCGCCAACGGGCAAATTTTGTCACATGGTCGGCCCCGACGATCCAGAACAGCCGCGCATCACGGTACTTCACCCGCAGGCGCTCCAGCGTATCCACGGTATACGAGGGTGCAGGCAGGCGGATTTCACAGTCCTCCACGCGCATCTGCTTATCGCCCCGCAGCGCCAGATCCAGCATGGCTACCCGGTGGACGGCCTCGACGGCCGGGGCAGTCTCACGCAAGGGCGTATGCGGAGAGGGGACAAAGTAGACCTTGTCCAGTTCCAGCTGCTCAATCGCATCCTGTGCCACGAGCAGGTGGCCATTGTGAACCGGATCAAAACTACCGCCGAGAAAACCGATTCGAGAAGGAGATGGGGGGGCTTTCGCCTCAATCATAGATCTCCTGATAGACCGGCTTTAGCGCTGATTCAAGCTTCTGTAGGGCACGTTTTTCACGCATGCTCACCTGCTGGTGGGAAATACCAACCTCCGAGGCAATGCTGGCCAGGGTTCGCGGGTCGGTCCCCGGCTCCAGGCCGAAGCGCAGGGCGAGCACCTCACGCTGCTTGTCCGTCAGGCCGTTCAACACCTCCAGCAGGGTCCGGTAGAGATCCTTTTCACTCAGCGAGTCAGAGGGTGCAACCGCTTCTTCATCACTCAAATGGCGGGGTGCATTACCGTCCGAATCGTCCGCCATATCGTCCAGCGACAGGCGGGGCTTGAGCAGCCCCTCATACGGAGAAGGTTCTTTGTCCTTTTTATCTTCGGGCGGAGTGGGCTCGCCCTTACTGGACTCAGTCAGGATGCGAGAGGCCAGATTGATCGGGACATGCACCGGAAAGTGTTCCTCCATCAGGTAGTTACGGATATGCCGGGTGATCCAGGTACGGGCATAACTACCGAAGGATGCCTTGTTGTCCTCGACCTTGTCGATGGCATGGAGCAGGCCAAGGCTGGCCTCCTGAAACGCGTCGGGGCGCAGGTTGGGATCGAAAACCTGACGGTTGACCAGCTTGTGAGTCAGCGACTGGTAGCGGCGGAAGAGCACCGTCTGCGCCCGCTTGTAGCGGCGATGGCGCGTGCCGATGGAAAAAATCGCCTGATGCTGAAACTCGGCCCACTGCGTAGTGGTCAGGGATACGTCCAGCTCGTGACTGGTCCACAGATCCAGCCCGAAACGATCACTGAATGACAAGGCGATCTTGGCGGGAAAACGTTGGTCGTAGTGCTCCAGCAGCCATACGATGAGCCGCTGCTTGTTTTCGAGCAGGAGCGAGTCTACAACTGAGCGGAGGTTAATCCCGCGTCGCGGCTGAGGGAGACCCAGCTCTTTCAGTCCCTCTGCATCCAGCTTTTCCCACAGGGGCAATTGCAATACCCAGTCCAGTCTGCGACGGTACGCAGCAATGACTCCCCGACAGCCTCTTTCGCTCAAGGCACGGTCTTTACCGGTCATCCGGGGTAAGACCGAATCGCTATCAAATGGGGTAACTGGAGTGGCCTCAGCCATAAGTCAGGATTATATCATTCCGGTGCTTGGGCTAAAACTGTTAAACGTTTTTTTGCGAACGCGCAAAGGATTTTTTTGCAGAACATATGCAATATCGCATATTACAGCCCCTCAACCCTAACTGAGGATGAACTTTAGCGCGTTTTTTACGGGGGTAATACGCCACTGTCTTGTAAAATATCCCTTTTTTCACCAATTTTCAACGCCACCACCACTATGAGCCAACACAGCGCCGCGCATCACAGCCTTTCCGAAAGCCTTCGGTCCATCGTATCGGGCCAGAGCGAAAAAGTCAGCCTCGGGGAAATCGTCGATGCGATCGAGGACAAGCAGTTCGGCATGCTCCTGATCCTGCTGTCCATCCCCAGCGCGCTGCCAGTCCCCGCCGCCGGCTACAGCACCCCATTCGGGATAGCTATCCTCATCCTGGGGCTGCAGATGCTGGCCGGACGCCGTATCCCCTGGCTGCCGCAGAAGATGCGGGAGAAGAGCTTTAGCCGACAGAAGCTCTCAGGCATGATCGGCAAGGCCAGCGGTTTCTTTCGCTGGGTGGAGAAGCTCGTCCGCCCTCGGCTCAGCTGGCTCAGCGGGCGTGCAGGCTACCGCCTGATTGCCCTGCTGGTTATCTTCATGAGCCTCCTCATGTGCCTGCCCATCCCCAGCACCAACACCGCTCCCGCCATGGTCATCTTTCTGATCGGGATCGGTCTGTGCGAGGACGACGGGCTTTTCGCCCTGGGCGCCTGTGCACTGGGGATCGTAGCTGCCCTGCTCTATGTGGTCGTGATTTACTTTGCCATCGTTCTGATCCGTGAACACGGCTGGGACGGCATCAACCAGCTCAAGGAATTCATCAAGCAGAAGCTCGGGCTCGGTTAAGCCACGCTCCGCCAAGTCTATCGGACCACAGCCGTAGCGCACCGGAACCCCCTCTGGCCACCGACAGGCACCCTATTGCAACTTAATTGCACTTGACTC
This genomic interval from Ruficoccus sp. ZRK36 contains the following:
- a CDS encoding 3-deoxy-D-manno-octulosonic acid transferase translates to MIWFYRLLFLPVLLFALPYYGWRMYRRGGYRHDFHHRFGLIDRPPPKRPGIKRVWIQAVSVGEIRALTPLVDALHALPGVELIITTTTSTGYKILREEFAPKVLKVGIFPLDFCPFSRNSWRRLDPDLAILMEAELWPEHLYQAHRRKVPVLLINGRMSDRSFRRYQKLPIVSRRLMKRLSGLLAATPNDGKRFLALGANPATTAVTGSMKLDVEVAPVLSPDEVTTLHREMGFTTEGQPAPLVLLGSSTWPGEEKLLVETLKDALTAGIDARLLIIPRHAERRGEIIELLDKQPLPWHLRTRDKQAPAATKIYVADTTGEMVRLSQAGTLAYIGKSLPPNDGGQTPVEAAALGLPLVYGPHMSNFRHICRQLEEAGAARKCPDAATVKAVLLELLKNSARREEMATAGRAWHAANRGATARIVERVRQQLGK
- a CDS encoding 6-phosphogluconolactonase, with amino-acid sequence MKTIPTEYGQVHVLAEEELYAEMLKYIHQAVDEAGDGLATVGLSGGSTPKAFFKWVGENKTLSPEVAKKVLWSTSDERCVPQEDDDSNFGHADREMLTPLGVPAENKFPWPTELEPAACADAYTKAWNDKVGEERAYDVCFVGMGDDNHTLSLFPECPLIGAGLTESFAATLWPSRGWRVTLTPHGLTKCKRIVVCCPGANKAGPLKAALKEDFNPTHKPIQLLRAHADKTVWLVDEAAAALL
- a CDS encoding glucose-6-phosphate dehydrogenase assembly protein OpcA, encoding MTEDMTIFDALPGQLMDVSEVTHSLTQMWAGTVNPDQEAPSEFRASQMNIVLHFGLKTSPDEAFDRFNTAIAFAQRYPCRIVVLCPMGRESSDRLLQGKLFAQCYVGSSMRDMCCCEALMLGYPTREAGFLANQVSIWLENDLPTYHWFNRIPAERITGMHLDFVKRCRRVIYDSDIEEADILKVKWPRPEAAVDLAHARILPIRQSLGQFLSRYETAKLAGGLQGVQVRYTDGREGEARNLLKWTESCLQACAKDAKLDLNTEFTQHKSECSNCLEIEWTYDDSRHFLWTHENKGLDARVTADFGSGRVSTPMQVGFLEPVNALAEALFFN
- the zwf gene encoding glucose-6-phosphate dehydrogenase — encoded protein: MSEDRHPFLQGLSKHRGAPPTIIVIFGASGDLTARKLIPALYNLGLDNLLPGDFHLIGYGRKPIPDEEFQADAEKDIEKFSRRPLNTDIWPQIKGNIHYHAGGYDDPKAFEELREKCLDIENKSGRDLQFVFYISTPPTVFKPILENLGSSGLAAHGKGTALASKMIIEKPFGRDLATAQELNRIIANQFDEQQVYRIDHYLGKETVQDLMVLRFANTIFEPIWNRRYVDCVQITVAEDLGVGTRGGYYDTSGATRDMLQNHTMQLLALTAMEAPVSLGAEDIRDEKVKLLKSILPLKLDPKEGDAVRAQYSEGLIGGEKVPAYMDEKDIPATSSTETFAAIRFSINNWRWQGVPFYLRSGKRLARRVSEIAIQFKQPPGGLFTDPSRFDMASNTLVIQIQPDEGTTLLMNSKIPGLETRTQPVKMHFRYATTFGSNTPEAYERLILDAMVGDSTLFIRGDETETSWKLYTPLLEYWEKCGRKGLDTYACGSWGPLSADRLLWDSNHEWRRAGP
- a CDS encoding YraN family protein — its product is MPHPLMDWRRLILEKLGLRAPADRAGRGRFGERRAASYLRKQGYRILARNWRAGNDEIDLVCQDGQVLVFVEVRSRDESALVGGFHSVTEEKKTRLRRVCKAYLKSLGRLPVHTRFDIVELRLGHDGDFALYHHPNVSLFN
- the rsfS gene encoding ribosome silencing factor, whose product is MTESTTDTQPISPQDKERIRHCLDALEDRKAENLKVLDVRGQSSVTDFLILATGNSQPHLRALRVAAERAFADKGSEVLGTDNHPESGWVVVDAYDIMVHVFTTDVRDNYRLEVLWKDALPVDL
- the nadD gene encoding nicotinate (nicotinamide) nucleotide adenylyltransferase; amino-acid sequence: MIEAKAPPSPSRIGFLGGSFDPVHNGHLLVAQDAIEQLELDKVYFVPSPHTPLRETAPAVEAVHRVAMLDLALRGDKQMRVEDCEIRLPAPSYTVDTLERLRVKYRDARLFWIVGADHVTKFARWRQPHRLLELAELIVVGRPGKALTVPAGFPPERFHLVHGHPFEVSSSELRKRISQGMGARFFLPRAVEAYIETHRLYCD
- a CDS encoding sigma-70 family RNA polymerase sigma factor, producing the protein MTGKDRALSERGCRGVIAAYRRRLDWVLQLPLWEKLDAEGLKELGLPQPRRGINLRSVVDSLLLENKQRLIVWLLEHYDQRFPAKIALSFSDRFGLDLWTSHELDVSLTTTQWAEFQHQAIFSIGTRHRRYKRAQTVLFRRYQSLTHKLVNRQVFDPNLRPDAFQEASLGLLHAIDKVEDNKASFGSYARTWITRHIRNYLMEEHFPVHVPINLASRILTESSKGEPTPPEDKKDKEPSPYEGLLKPRLSLDDMADDSDGNAPRHLSDEEAVAPSDSLSEKDLYRTLLEVLNGLTDKQREVLALRFGLEPGTDPRTLASIASEVGISHQQVSMREKRALQKLESALKPVYQEIYD
- a CDS encoding exopolysaccharide biosynthesis protein — its product is MSQHSAAHHSLSESLRSIVSGQSEKVSLGEIVDAIEDKQFGMLLILLSIPSALPVPAAGYSTPFGIAILILGLQMLAGRRIPWLPQKMREKSFSRQKLSGMIGKASGFFRWVEKLVRPRLSWLSGRAGYRLIALLVIFMSLLMCLPIPSTNTAPAMVIFLIGIGLCEDDGLFALGACALGIVAALLYVVVIYFAIVLIREHGWDGINQLKEFIKQKLGLG